The following proteins are encoded in a genomic region of Glycine max cultivar Williams 82 chromosome 18, Glycine_max_v4.0, whole genome shotgun sequence:
- the LOC102665710 gene encoding keratin-associated protein 21-1: METKADAADSFWTWNANNDQKQFSVTKFLGNNKPPKPQTSVLGPGFGAGIGCGAGIGLGLVGGFGYGGWPFNHMHFVFGLGIGCGVGVGFGFGQGIGYDFNFRTRKSRKSKKNFSDPQKTIVIQI, from the coding sequence ATGGAAACCAAAGCTGATGCTGCTGACTCTTTCTGGACCTGGAATGCCAACAACGACCAAAAACAATTCTCGGTTACCAAGTTCCTGGGAAACAACAAACCCCCCAAACCTCAAACATCAGTGTTGGGTCCTGGCTTCGGAGCTGGCATCGGTTGCGGCGCCGGAATAGGTTTAGGTTTGGTTGGTGGCTTCGGCTACGGAGGCTGGCCCTTCAACCACATGCACTTCGTTTTTGGTCTCGGAATTGGTTGTGGTGTCGGTGTTGGCTTCGGCTTCGGCCAAGGCATTGGATACGATTTTAATTTCCGGACCCGTAAGTCTAGAAAATCTAAGAAAAATTTCTCAGATCCCCAGAAAACAATTGTTATTCAGATATGA
- the LOC100802020 gene encoding putative glutamine amidotransferase GAT1_2.1: MSTDLSVILPRVLIVSRRSVRKNKFVDFVGEYHLDLIVGYGAVPVIVPRVSGVHMLLDSFEPIHGVLLCEGEDIDPSCYEQDTAGLSEEEVEEIRRLHASDTAIDKEKDSIELSLAKLCLERNIPYLGICRGSQILNVACGGTLYQDIGKELSIKCPEGQRAMHINYDDYDGHRHDVEVVENTPLHHWFKDSLEEGKMDICVNSYHHQGVKRLAQRFVPMAFAPDGLIEGFYDPDAYNPEEGKFIMGLQFHPERMRKPDSDEFDYPGCPFAYKEFVKAVVAYQKKLNNLASVQKPIKLNKEMEIKRKIIVRSFSLAKNLYNTGRGTNSSKQTELEAGAEFLESNTALSVQQENRLKQMGATVRNAGSYIERLKLNEEREKMARNLMGKMTVEQLSDLLSFYHTMGQICSEVLDIKIHGLVNDLAS, encoded by the exons atgTCCACCGATCTCTCTGTCATTCTCCCTCGCGTTCTCATTGTCTCTAGACGAAGCGTTCGCAAAAACAAGTTCGTTGATTTCGTTG gtGAGTATCACCTTGATCTTATAGTAGGGTATGGCGCGGTGCCCGTGATTGTTCCTCGTGTTTCCGGGGTGCACATGTTGTTGGATAGCTTTGAGCCAATCCACGGCGTGCTTCTGTGTGAAGGAGAAGACATTGATCCTTCTTGTTACGAACAAGATACCGCGGGTCTTTCAGAAGAGGAAGTGGAAGAGATTAGAAGGCTTCATGCAAGTGACACGGCCATTGACAAAGAGAAAGACTCAATTGAGTTGAGCCTCGCCAAGCTATGCCTCGAGAGGAACATTCCCTATTTGGGAATCTGCAGGGGCTCACAGATCCTTAATGTTGCATGTGGGGGTACCCTTTATCAGGACATAGGAAAAGAGCTTTCGATTAAGTGCCCTGAGGGCCAAAGGGCTATGCACATAAACTATGATGATTATGATGGGCATAGGCACGATGTGGAAGTGGTTGAAAACACCCCTTTGCATCATTGGTTTAAGGATTCTTTGGAAGAAGGAAAAATGGATATTTGTGTTAATAGCTATCACCATCAAGGGGTGAAGAGATTGGCACAACGTTTTGTGCCAATGGCCTTTGCACCTGATGGTTTGATTGAAGGGTTTTATGACCCAGATGCTTATAATCCAGAAGAGGGTAAGTTCATTATGGGATTACAGTTTCACCCTGAGCGTATGAGGAAGCCTGATTCGGATGAGTTTGATTACCCTGGATGCCCCTTTGCTTATAAg GAATTTGTAAAAGCAGTTGTTGCTTACCAGAAGAAGTTGAACAATTTAGCATCCGTCCAAAAGCCCATTAAGCTTAATAAGGAaatggaaatcaaaaggaagattATTGTGCGTAGTTTTTCACTTGCCAAAAACCTCTACAACACTGGCCGTGGAACTAATTCCTCCAAACAGACTGAACTCGAAGCTGGAGCAGAATTTCTTGAG TCCAACACAGCTTTGAGTGTGCAACAAGAGAATAGATTAAAACAAATGGGTGCAACGGTTAGGAATGCAGGGTCCTACATAGAGAGACTGAAGCTAAAtgaggaaagagaaaaaatggcTAGAAATCTGATGGGGAAAATGACGGTGGAACAGTTGTCTGATCTCTTGTCTTTTTATCACACCATGGGGCAGATTTGTTCCGAAGTATTGGACATAAAGATACATGGCCTTGTCAATGACTTAGCTTCATGA
- the LOC100809271 gene encoding protein PLASTID MOVEMENT IMPAIRED 2 — protein MDGVKLGSKRVGSVNAAVNFYDDKKPSSRTKELHRARRDIGRYKESKWTAESAKAQAESELSNAKKTANHLSSMLEESNYKAKTQMRDVERLEKWGKGQHGTIVVAKRNENFEYAQVMRELEYLKKELFKLKLDVAYVMEQKSRAEKEIEASNSKMLSCLTTAEELRREIEEANEEQVLAELARIEASKELTDIETQRKQEANEFSFKLESTRRKLKEAIEEIDESKELEMKLAVTISDVDFLQNELKSVKEMDKRVQGDGSAKQLEGRFKKGEESEDSIVLQTITEELEAARKELALVREEGFQFMASLDVIRNELKHVTAETDRLKKKEGKVDSTVQNLNFKILRAKSKLEAVSAAEEKARSIVMSLSHTLEKLKTETEEAKKENEDVSQEVAATKEEIQKVELDIDTTEERLQGVMQELEVAKASEALALEKLKTLTERTMRERALTAQHSSMITISKFEYEYLTNHAASAEEIADKKVAAAEAWIEALKASEKEILMETKIAQRELKESKLEQELEVYTKEKMLSRRVSSSEELDNWPRKREKTSSKNFQRALSRKSIKLNGTITPARGAKFQKTASPAARHISPFTIKKRKKVIPNLTKLFRGKKNTRDR, from the exons ATGGATGGTGTAAAGCTTGgtagcaaaagagttggatcagTTAATGCTGCTGTTAACTTCTATGATGATAAG AAGCCCTCTTCAAGAACAAAGGAACTCCACAGAGCAAGAAGGGATATTGGAAGGTACAAGGAGAGCAAATGGACTGCAGAATCTGCAAAAGCTCAAGCAGAATCTGAGCTTTCGAATGCGAAGAAGACAGCAAACCATCTTTCTTCTATGCTTGAGGAGTCAAATTACAAGGCAAAAACACAAATGAGAGATGTAGAAAGACTAGAGAAGTGGGGGAAGGGCCAACATGGGACAATTGTTGTTGCAAAGAGGAATGAAAATTTTGAGTATGCACAAGTCATGAGAGAGTTGGAATATCTCAAAAAGGAACTGTTCAAGCTTAAGCTTGATGTGGCTTATGTGATGGAACAGAAATCGCGGGCAGAGAAGGAAATTGAAGCATCAAACTCGAAGATGCTATCATGTTTAACAACTGCAGAAGAACTTAGAAGGGAGATTGAGGAGGCCAACGAGGAGCAAGTACTTGCTGAACTGGCCAGGATTGAGGCTTCGAAAGAACTGACAGATATTGAGACCCAGAGAAAACAGGAAGCAAATGAATTTTCATTCAAATTGGAAAGCACGAGGAGAAAGTTGAAGGAGGCCATTGAAGAGATTGATGAGTCAAAGGAGCTTGAAATGAAATTGGCTGTGACAATATCAGATGTTGATTTCTTGCAGAATGAGTTAAAGTCAGTTAAGGAAATGGATAAAAGGGTTCAAGGAGATGGGAGTGCAAAGCAATTGGAAGGAAGATTCAAAAAAGGGGAGGAATCAGAAGACTCTATAGTGTTACAAACTATAACAGAAGAATTGGAGGCAGCTAGGAAAGAATTAGCTTTGGTTAGAGAAGAAGGTTTCCAGTTTATGGCCTCTTTGGATGTCATAAGAAATGAGTTGAAGCATGTCACTGCTGAGACAGATAGGTTGAAGAAGAAGGAAGGGAAAGTAGACTCAACAGTTCAAAATCTCAATTTCAAGATTTTGAGAGCAAAGTCTAAATTAGAAGCTGTGTCTGCTGCTGAGGAAAAGGCCAGATCCATAGTCATGAGTCTGTCTCATACTCTTGAAAAGCTGAAGACAGAAACAgaagaagcaaaaaaggaaaatgaggATGTAAGCCAGGAGGTTGCAGCCACCAAGGAAGAAATTCAAAAAGTTGAGTTGGATATAGACACGACCGAGGAAAGATTGCAAGGCGTCATGCAAGAGCTAGAAGTAGCCAAAGCATCTGAAGCTCTAGCCTTAGAGAAGCTGAAAACTCTTACTGAGAGGACCATGAGAGAAAGAGCTTTAACAGCACAGCATAGTTCCATGATCACTATCTCAAAATTTGAGTATGAGTATCTAACAAATCATGCAGCCTCAGCAGAAGAAATTGCTGATAAAAAAGTAGCAGCAGCTGAGGCATGGATTGAAGCTCTCAAGGCCAGCGAGAAGGAAATACTGATGGAAACAAAAATAGCTCAAAGAGAACTCAAAGAATCAAAATTGGAGCAAGAGCTGGAGGTTTACACCAAAGAGAAGATGCTTTCAAGAAGAGTTAGTAGTAGTGAGGAGCTTGACAATTGGCCAAGAAAACGCGAGAAGACTTCATCCAAGAACTTCCAGAGAGCCTTGTCTAGAAAGAGCATCAAACTTAATGGCACTATAACTCCTGCAAGGGGAGCAAAGTTTCAGAAGACTGCTTCACCTGCAGCTCGGCATATCAGTCCTTTTACTAttaagaagagaaagaaggtAATACCAAATTTGACAAAGCTTTTTAGGGGCAAGAAAAACACTAGGGATAGATAG
- the LOC100808732 gene encoding uncharacterized protein, whose protein sequence is MQRKSNGKILFAQGKEDFANFLFSFLTFPLGAVVQLMECCSSIGSVDALYKSIVDLDEDYWTTKETKHKVVHPVIAPQFKLTNQLLPICDAPIPEYFCFTKDVYDERDCQRKLISWFLTSERTRRKRRTETCEGMKFVDPISESGKGEGFAKGPTMYMATDDLVVTPMSSDSLLSLLNRTNILVRDLEEKEVSIGVKEGISILQASLSSTSALTAGLSHLLTKIKEEN, encoded by the exons ATGcagagaaaatcaaatggcaaaATACTCTTTGCCCAAGGAAAAGAAGATTTTGCAAACTTTTTATTTAGTTTCCTCACTTTTCCTTTGGGAGCAGTGGTGCAGTTGATGGAATGCTGTTCTTCTATTGGCAGTGTGGATGCATTGTATAAGAGTATTGTTGATTTAGACGAAGATTATTGGACAACAAAGGAAACAAAGCACAAAGTCGTTCATCCTGTGATCGCTCCACAATTCAAATTAACCAATCAGCTACTCCCAATTTGTGATGCACCCATCCCCGAATATTTTTGTTTCACCAAAGACGTTTATGATGAAAGAGATTGTCAAAGAAAGCTTATTTCTTGGTTTCTAACTTCTGAACGTACGAGAAGAAAGAGGCGCACGGAAACATGCGAAGGTATGAAATTCGTTGAtcccatatctgagtcaggaaAAGGTGAGGGATTTGCGAAAGGGCCGACAATGTACATGGCAACTGATGATTTGGTTGTGACACCTATGTCGTCCGATAGTTTGTTATCTTTGCTAAACCGTACGAACATTCTCGTTAGGGACTTGGAAGAGAAAGAAGTTAGCATTGGCGTCAAGGAG GGTATAAGCATACTACAAGCATCTTTGTCCTCAACATCAGCTCTAACAGCCGGTCTCAGCCACTTGTTAACCAAAATTAAGGAGGAAAACTGA
- the LOC100800585 gene encoding Putative lipid phosphate phosphatase 3, chloroplastic-like (The RefSeq protein has 3 substitutions compared to this genomic sequence), with translation MASWWDLRPFFRFQSVRTRFQEFRTREVQLGSHTVSSHGYAVARTHKHDWLILLLLVLIVISLYIIHPFHRFVGEDMMTDLKYPLKSNTVPAWAIPIYAILLPIVIFLGVYIRRRDVYDLHHAVLGLLFSVLITAVFTEAIKNAVGRPRPDFFWRCFPDGKDVYDKWGDVICHGDQKVIKEGYKSFPSGHTSGSFSGLGFLSLYLSGKIKAFDRKGHVAKLCIVFLPLLVASLVGISRVDDYWHHWQDVFAGGLLGLTVATFCYLQFFPPPYHSGGWGPYAYFRMLEESRGMTQVPSVHNSGQAQLAEAQAESQEEQGLHGCMGLTLSRDHHAALNDCESGRG, from the exons ATGGCTTCTTGGTGGGATTTAAGACCCTTCTTTCGTTTTCAGTCTGTTAGGACCCGATTTCAG GAATTCAGGACGAGGGAAGTCCAACTTGGTTCACATACTGTGAGTTCTCATGGATATGCAGTTGCAAGAACACACAAACATGATTGGCTCATTCTCTTGCTCCTCGTGTTGATTGTTATCAGCCTGTACATTATCCATCCTTTCCATCGCTTTGTTGGGAAGGATATGATGACTGATCTCAAATATCCACTGAAGAGTAATACAGTTCCTGCTTGGGCTATTCCT ATATATGCAATTTTATTGCCCATAGTGATCTTTCTTGGTGTCTACATCCGAAGGAGAGACGTCTATGATCTTCATCATGCTGTGCTGG GTTTATTGTTCTCCGTTTTAATAACAGCAGTATTTACTGAGGCAATAAAAAATGCAGTAGGTCGACCTCGACCAGACTTCTTCTGGCGATGTTTTCCAGATGGAAAGGAT GTTTATGATAAATGGGGAGATGTCATTTGTCATGGTGACCAAAAGGTCATAAAGGAAGGATACAAGAGTTTCCCAAGTGGTCATACTTCAG GGTCATTTTCTGGTCTGGGTTTTTTATCATTGTACTTATctggaaaaataaaagcatttgaTCGCAAAGGTCATGTTGCAAAACTTTGCATTGTTTTTCTACCACTACTTGTTGCATCACTTGTTGGCATTTCTCGAGTTGATGACTACTGGCACCACTGGCAAGACGTGTTTGCGGGAGGTCTTTTAG GGCTTACAGTGGCTACATTTTGCTATTTGCAGTTTTTTCCTCCTCCTTATCATTCTGAAG GCTGGGGTCCTTATGCGTATTTTAGGATGTTGGAAGAATCTCGTGGTATGACCCAAGTTCCTAGTGTTCAAAATTCTGGTCAAGCGCAGTTAGCAGAGGCTCAGGCTGAGAGCCAAGAGGAACAAGGTCTCCACGGGTGTATGGGGTTAACTTTATCACGGGATCATCATGCAGCATTGAATGACTGTGAATCTGGGAGGGGATAA
- the LOC100306479 gene encoding non-specific lipid-transfer protein 2, with product MMMKSAMCALVLVALVVVEVGPMAEAAVTCNPTQLTPCLPAINSGSAPSSACCQKLKEQKPCFCGYLKNPSLKQYVNSPNAKKTVSSCGIAYPTC from the coding sequence ATGATGATGAAGTCTGCTATGTGTGCATTGGTGCTTGTGGCACTGGTTGTGGTTGAAGTGGGGCCCATGGCTGAGGCTGCGGTGACTTGCAACCCAACACAGTTGACTCCTTGTCTTCCGGCAATTAATTCAGGTTCTGCACCTTCGAGTGCTTGTTGCCAGAAGCTGAAGGAGCAAAAGCCATGCTTCTGTGGCTACCTCAAAAACCCTAGCTTGAAGCAGTATGTTAACTCTCCTAATGCCAAAAAAACCGTTAGTTCTTGTGGTATTGCCTATCCAACTTGTTAA
- the LOC106797044 gene encoding uncharacterized protein — protein sequence MADIVSKHQVTLKLWVNKERNKVFFAKAEKDFVDVLISFLTLPLGTIVRLANKESNMDLVEFGSLSSLYKSVENLDNECLCTDTCKEMLLRPRNSLEAYCRNMKLNIDDTEPTKYLVCNDLVNCRHYYPVLLSTFRNKRCSCGNTLGKPISPESQCSNVFDGFVKSNATFMITDDLKVLSDSLNTILSVLMSSGLENASLLTEMTVSITKTQVSLFTLP from the coding sequence ATGGCTGATATTGTAAGTAAGCATCAGGTTACCTTGAAGCTTTGGGTAAACAAAGAACGCAACAAAGTTTTCTTTGCCAAGGCAGAAAAGGACTTCGTGGACGTTCTGATTAGCTTCTTAACATTGCCGTTGGGCACCATTGTAAGACTTGCGAACAAGGAGTCTAATATGGATCTAGTTGAATTTGGCTCACTGAGCTCACTATATAAAAGTGTGGAAAATCTTGATAATGAGTGTCTATGCACAGATACGTGCAAAGAAATGCTGCTGCGACCGAGGAACTCATTGGAAGCTTACTGCAGGAATATGAAGCTAAACATTGACGACACAGAACCCACCAAGTACTTGGTATGTAACGACTTGGTCAATTGTCGACACTACTACCCGGTCTTGTTGAGCACCTTCAGAAATAAAAGGTGCAGTTGTGGGAACACATTGGGAAAACCGATTTCTCCTGAAAGTCAATGCTCAAATGTTTTTGATGGTTTTGTCAAGAGTAATGCTACTTTTATGATCACGGACGATCTGAAAGTTTTGTCAGACTCATTGAATACTATCCTTTCTGTACTTATGAGCTCTGGATTAGAGAACGCGTCTTTGCTGACTGAAATGACAGTGTCTATAACGAAGACCCAGGTTTCTTTATTTACACTgccttaa
- the LOC100800585 gene encoding putative lipid phosphate phosphatase 3, chloroplastic-like isoform X1: MASWWDLRPFFRFQSVRTRFQDLSSRRMGISAVTGAHFSSINFPLIDTKNEEEFRTREVQLGSHTVSSHGYAVARTHKHDWLILLLLVLIVISLYIIHPFHRFVGKDMMTDLKYPLKSNTVPAWAIPIYAILLPIVIFLGVYIRRRDVYDLHHAVLGLLFSVLITAVFTEAIKNAVGRPRPDFFWRCFPDGKDVYDKWGDVICHGDQKVIKEGYKSFPSGHTSGSFSGLGFLSLYLSGKIKAFDRKGHVAKLCIVFLPLLVASLVGISRVDDYWHHWQDVFAGGLLGLTVATFCYLQFFPPPYHSEGWGPYAYFRMLEESRGMTQVPSVQNSGQAQLAEAQAESQEEQGLHGCMGLTLSRDHHAALNDCESGRG, encoded by the exons ATGGCTTCTTGGTGGGATTTAAGACCCTTCTTTCGTTTTCAGTCTGTTAGGACCCGATTTCAG GATTTATCAAGCAGGAGGATGGGGATCTCTGCTGTTACTGGTGCtcacttttcatccattaaTTTTCCATTGATAGACACAAAGAATGAAGAG GAATTCAGGACGAGGGAAGTCCAACTTGGTTCACATACTGTGAGTTCTCATGGATATGCAGTTGCAAGAACACACAAACATGATTGGCTCATTCTCTTGCTCCTCGTGTTGATTGTTATCAGCCTGTACATTATCCATCCTTTCCATCGCTTTGTTGGGAAGGATATGATGACTGATCTCAAATATCCACTGAAGAGTAATACAGTTCCTGCTTGGGCTATTCCT ATATATGCAATTTTATTGCCCATAGTGATCTTTCTTGGTGTCTACATCCGAAGGAGAGACGTCTATGATCTTCATCATGCTGTGCTGG GTTTATTGTTCTCCGTTTTAATAACAGCAGTATTTACTGAGGCAATAAAAAATGCAGTAGGTCGACCTCGACCAGACTTCTTCTGGCGATGTTTTCCAGATGGAAAGGAT GTTTATGATAAATGGGGAGATGTCATTTGTCATGGTGACCAAAAGGTCATAAAGGAAGGATACAAGAGTTTCCCAAGTGGTCATACTTCAG GGTCATTTTCTGGTCTGGGTTTTTTATCATTGTACTTATctggaaaaataaaagcatttgaTCGCAAAGGTCATGTTGCAAAACTTTGCATTGTTTTTCTACCACTACTTGTTGCATCACTTGTTGGCATTTCTCGAGTTGATGACTACTGGCACCACTGGCAAGACGTGTTTGCGGGAGGTCTTTTAG GGCTTACAGTGGCTACATTTTGCTATTTGCAGTTTTTTCCTCCTCCTTATCATTCTGAAG GCTGGGGTCCTTATGCGTATTTTAGGATGTTGGAAGAATCTCGTGGTATGACCCAAGTTCCTAGTGTTCAAAATTCTGGTCAAGCGCAGTTAGCAGAGGCTCAGGCTGAGAGCCAAGAGGAACAAGGTCTCCACGGGTGTATGGGGTTAACTTTATCACGGGATCATCATGCAGCATTGAATGACTGTGAATCTGGGAGGGGATAA